The Hymenobacter baengnokdamensis genome includes a region encoding these proteins:
- a CDS encoding DUF3592 domain-containing protein — MDLTSSISYTFLAGCAVVGGIRAVRRITNDIRQGKQLQVRGVQTQGTVVRNKLVLSKATSSFTPVIRPVICFKTEEGETIEAVDYSGWAMAVPRFSKGTKVMVRYDPIDPTNFERL; from the coding sequence ATGGACCTGACCTCTAGCATCTCTTATACTTTTCTTGCTGGATGCGCAGTGGTCGGCGGGATACGTGCTGTTCGTCGCATTACAAACGATATCAGACAGGGTAAGCAACTACAAGTGCGTGGGGTGCAAACGCAAGGGACAGTAGTTAGGAATAAGCTTGTTTTAAGCAAAGCAACGTCAAGTTTTACGCCGGTAATTCGTCCGGTGATTTGCTTTAAAACCGAAGAAGGTGAGACGATTGAAGCGGTAGATTATTCTGGCTGGGCAATGGCTGTTCCCCGATTTTCGAAAGGGACAAAAGTTATGGTTCGCTACGACCCGATAGACCCCACCAACTTTGAGCGGTTGTAA
- a CDS encoding Maf family nucleotide pyrophosphatase: MRLILASGSPRRRQLLTDLGLTYELRLREVEESFPPQLRRAEIAEYLARHKAGAYRADLASDELLLTADTIVCLGDDVLNKPADAAEARAMLGRLQGQTHQVYTGVCLLPGDGRPPVVFSDETTVHFRALSPAEIAFYVATYQPLDKAGAYGAQDWLGLVGIDRLEGSYFTVMGLPTHRVWPALAAFQVGRLTQ; the protein is encoded by the coding sequence ATGCGCCTTATTCTCGCCTCCGGCTCGCCGCGTCGCCGCCAACTGCTCACCGACCTGGGCCTGACTTATGAGCTGCGCCTGCGCGAGGTGGAGGAAAGCTTTCCGCCCCAGCTGCGGCGCGCCGAAATTGCCGAATACCTGGCCCGCCATAAGGCCGGGGCCTACCGCGCCGACCTGGCCTCCGATGAGCTGCTGCTCACGGCCGATACCATCGTGTGCCTGGGCGATGACGTGCTCAACAAGCCGGCCGATGCGGCCGAGGCCCGCGCCATGCTGGGGCGCTTGCAGGGCCAGACCCATCAGGTGTATACCGGCGTGTGTCTGCTGCCCGGCGACGGCCGCCCCCCGGTGGTTTTCTCCGACGAAACGACAGTGCACTTTCGGGCGCTGAGTCCGGCCGAAATTGCCTTTTACGTAGCCACGTACCAGCCGCTCGACAAAGCCGGGGCGTATGGGGCGCAGGACTGGCTGGGCCTGGTGGGTATCGACCGGCTCGAAGGCTCTTATTTTACTGTCATGGGCCTGCCCACCCACCGGGTGTGGCCGGCCCTGGCTGCCTTCCAGGTTGGTCGGCTCACTCAGTAA
- a CDS encoding EamA family transporter, with protein sequence MTNWLPLALLTALCLAGYNFFIKLAAEHLPPAVGAVVLQLVAAGLGAAWLVRLKLQGQPLAVSGKGLGLAALAGLSVGLAEVLTFVVFKRGVPASVGTPVIVGGSVLLAAVLGLVVLRETLTPGQAGGLGLIVAGIALLARG encoded by the coding sequence ATGACCAACTGGCTCCCGCTTGCCCTGCTCACGGCCCTGTGCCTGGCGGGCTACAACTTCTTTATCAAGCTGGCCGCCGAGCACCTGCCGCCGGCCGTGGGCGCAGTCGTGCTGCAGCTGGTGGCGGCCGGGCTGGGCGCGGCGTGGCTCGTGCGCCTCAAGCTGCAAGGGCAGCCGCTGGCGGTTTCGGGCAAGGGGCTCGGCCTGGCGGCGCTGGCGGGCCTGAGCGTGGGCCTGGCCGAGGTGCTGACCTTCGTGGTATTTAAGCGCGGGGTGCCGGCCTCGGTGGGCACGCCCGTCATTGTGGGCGGCTCGGTGCTGCTGGCAGCCGTGCTGGGACTGGTAGTGCTGCGCGAAACCTTGACGCCGGGGCAGGCCGGGGGCCTGGGGCTGATTGTGGCGGGCATTGCGCTGCTGGCCCGTGGGTAA